tgttaaaaatttaacttttcttGCAGATGCTTCTACGACACGACTAATTTCACATATTTCAGTGGTCTGGCCAATACGAAATGCTATCGGGTTTgtgaaacacaaaattctgagaatgcgtattgtacaaaacattttacgtgcaaaatatgttgcacaatacgcattcttcTAATATTGTTTTCCTGTAATACTACACAAGTACAAATAATCTCAATACAAAGTTTTCTGAAGCTCGTAATTATACGTGTATTCAGCTCGACGAATTGGTGTATTTTGTGCAAACATCACATTTGaaacatcacatttttttcccgcagcgaaaactacagcaattctttaaatgattaCTGTATCGGtaaaagaattactgtagttttcgctacgagatattttgcgcgtcaattatGTTGTGAAGTACGCATTGTGGTCCCGTAGTAGTTCCAATATTCCAGGTCTCCTcagacaaaaaacaattcgCTGAAGCTGAAAATCTCTGCCTATCCGATCATCCATTATTCCTGCATACTCCTAAACTGACATCAATCGAGACAAAGGAAGAGGAGGAGAAAGTGCGGAGTGAGTCGGTGTGCCAACGCGCTCTATCGTCAATTCCCATTTTCAGCCATAGTACCGCCCGTCAGTGACGGGATGTTCTGGTTCGGGCTAAAACGGGACCCGACCAACTCGTCAAACTGGTATTTTATCAACGGAGACACCTATGATTCCAGTTATCAAAACTGGCGATCCGGATATCCACGAGATGCTGATGGTTGTGATTGTGTGGCGCTGGTGATTAATGATAATTCATGGGTGAATACTGACTGCAATAAGCAGCTGTATTCGATATGTGCTTTTCGGTACAACTAGTGATCTACTGCTCTACTGATAAAGCTTTGGAaacaaattgtatttttttgagaatttcattCAGAAACTCTAAATTGATTAGAAATGAGAGGGAGAAATGAAACGTGGCTAATACATGGAAAATTCGAGGAAAAAAGCATGACAGAATACCAGTCATTTGtgttcgaacaaaaaaaaaagaggaaatatGAATAAAAGAACCCTAAATTGCAAAGAGGTGGACGACAACGCAAAACTCACAGGTTTGGcacatgatgatgatgatgaggggGACGTGGTGTCATCAGAGTGGCTCATtctggtttgatctacgtagatttacgaaaaaatgcgggagaagagatgCAGAGTTGTCaacttttcgataaaaaaatcccccgcattttttgtagatcaaaccgtaatgggacagcctgacaacGTGAGGGGGACgggatatcaaaaaaattgaaatgaatcaTAATTTAGTGTGTCGGGGAGGGAGTGGAGGGGAAAAATGAGATTCTtcatcaagaaaaattaaaaaaaaacgtttatcGGCACTATTTTCCACCGCCGGAGATCTCTAAATCCGCGCGTGCATGCCTCCGTTGATACCGATCGTCTCTCCAGATATGTAGCTAGCCTCGTCGGAAACCAGGAACGCCACCGCCTCGGCACACTCATCCGGATCACCGAATCGGCGTTGTGCAATTTGTGAGAGCCACTTCTGCTTTTCGGATTCGTCGGAGAAGAGGACTTGCGAGAAGTCGGTTTGAATGATTCCTGTAAAGAAATTTATGTTTTAGTGTGGTTCGAAAAAATCATTGTGATATTATTCAGACGcgaaaattttgcgatttttgagtCGAAATCACGGTagcccggtctcgacacgatctttgaagagtactgtaatttcaaaaaatcctgttTTCGCGGGCTTGTCATCGATTTTCACTAGTTTTCTCACGattcgttaaaaatttaagattgaaattttctctttaataaataaataaatattttttgtagaaaatttttctgtaattttttgctagaccaaaaataaaagaatctcaagttttcaactaatCGTGAGAAAACTAGacaaatctatgaaaattccgtagtacactttaaaggcgcacgccgTTTtgcatttcacaaaaatatttcaatattacgggaacacaaaattctgagaatacgtactgtgcaacatattttacgcgcaaaatatctcgcagcgaaaattacagtaactctttaaataaatactgtagcgcttgtgtcgatttacgggctcgatttttgaaataaatttattttcgaatagttACAGCTATATTCCAGTTTCCTTCGTTTctttgtattattttctctttattttGCTTAAATGTAATATTCCATCgtaaatcgagcccgtaaatcgacacaagcgctacagtagtagtcatttaaaggattactgtagttttcgctacgagattaTTTGCACGTCAAATAttttgtgcaatacgcatgcTAATAGTCTTGTATTTCCGTAATATCTACGTCACCCATCAACGacaacacgtggtgtcagccTGTTTCactttgatctacgaaaaatgcgggaatttttcccagaaaaattgcgACGTCAGCACGCgctctcttctcccgcatttttcgaagatcaaagcaAAATGGAACTTTCTGAGTCCACGTGCGTTGGAAAAACAACagttttcacgaaaattccgcaaaaattcggataaatatttatatttaccTAGATCTCAGGATTTACGCCTTATGATTTCTGGGTCATTAAGTATGTTATTTATCAGATGGTTTTTTGGCAAGTCAACATGTTTCAAGTCACATGGCGTTTTTTCCCAAAGATCgccaaatttcaacattttgattttcgatcGCGCCAAATCTTCcgtttcaaagttgaaaaacaaacgaaaaacatgcgtttttttcaaattttttgaaaataacccTCCTCTGGGTACCCGATGCACCGGGATCCCGTGAGTTGGCGTTTGGTTTTTCGAAGTCAATGTGGGAGAGAAGCAGCGAGAGgtaaatattgagaaaatatgTCAAATGTTTGCTAAAACTCAGACGTTAGCCTCGTGgcttctgtttttttgttgctcctGCTACTGCTCTTTCGCAGAGCAAATAGCTCGCACGAGGGGTAAAAATGGGGTCAATCGATCCGAAAATAAGTAGTGGGCAACGCACTTTTCGgaatgattttggaaaaaaaaaatcgatttttcaggagCTCCAGCTAGCTTGGGAAATCCCTACACACTATGACAGAAGCaggcaaaaatcgaaaaccaaTTAAAATCTGTTCTTTGTCGAATCGAATCAAGATAacagaaagagagaaaagattAAATGATAAAAGATACAGAATGTGATCAGTCAAGGACATTAAAGTTTGTGTTTTTGCACCCACTGACCCCTCTGGGAATTTGAAGGAATAGCggcaaatccggcaaattgccggtttgccgaaaattttgattttcggcaaatttgcagtaatttgccggaaatttttagagggattttttaaaagacggAAACGGAAACAACgaaaaactgtgccttttcgaaattttcatagaatttccTCAAAATATATTATTGACATTTGCCGTTTTCCGGCATATGGGCAATTtgcggatttgc
This is a stretch of genomic DNA from Caenorhabditis elegans chromosome V. It encodes these proteins:
- the clec-205 gene encoding C-type lectin domain-containing protein (Confirmed by transcript evidence); its protein translation is MNVSDKLWYSDGNCTSTKRQVLCQYVLPLPSTPEPTSNPSDPCFYDTTNFTYFSGLANTKCYRVSSDKKQFAEAENLCLSDHPLFLHTPKLTSIETKEEEEKVRTIVPPVSDGMFWFGLKRDPTNSSNWYFINGDTYDSSYQNWRSGYPRDADGCDCVALVINDNSWVNTDCNKQLYSICAFRYN